TCCGCGTGTGGCCGAACCCCTCGGCGGGGCCGGTGCGGCTCGAGGTCGATGCGACGGTGCGCGCCGGGACGCCGATCGACATCTACGACGTCGCCGGACGGCACGTCGCCCGGCTGAGCATCGAGCGTGGGGCGACGGGTGTGCGCTGGGACGGACGGGACGCCGCGGGACGCCGCGTCTCGTCGGGCGTCTACTTCGCGCGGGCGGCGGGAACAGCATCGCTGACGAAGGTCGTCGTCGTCCGCTAGACGGCCGCCGGCGAACCTGAGGGACCGCTCAGAAAAAACTGGCCATGAGGCTCCGATTGGAGTATCATCGGTGGTTATCGTGTCCCGCCTTGACTGAGCGGGGCTCGACGTGGTACTGGGATGACAGCTCATCGACGGCAAGAGCCGCTCCTCCGACCGAGGAGCGGCGCGGTGCATCCGGACACTCCGGGACGTCCCGGAAGCGAGGTCAGCTGCCATGGCCGGCTCGTCGAGTGGTTCCGAGCTTGTGAAGAGCAAGCTCGGTTTCGTCTCTGGGATAGCGGTCCTTCTCTTCTTCCTCTTTGCGCCGCTCGGACTCGAGGTTCAGATCGCGCGCATGCTGGGCGTCCTGTCGCTCTGTGCGATCTGGTGGGGCACCGAGGCGATCTCGATCTACGCAACGGCGCTCCTTCCGGGCGTTCTGCTGCCGCTTCTGGGCATCCTCCCGTTGAGCGAGGCGCTCGCGCAGTACGCGAACAAGCTCATCTTCCTCTTCCTCGGCGGCTTCCTGATCGCCCGCGCCATGATGAAGTGGGGCATCGACCGCCGGATGGCGCTCGGCATCCTGGTGCGGGTCGGCGACAGCCCCAAGCGGCTCGTCTTCTACTTCATGGCTCTCACGGCGTTCCTCTCCGCGTTCATCTCGAACACGGCGACGACCGCGATGATGCTGCCGATCGGCATGGCGGTTCTCTCGGGTTCCAAGCTCAAGGCCGACTCGCGGCTGGGCATCGTGCTGCTTCTGGGCATCGCCTACTCCGCGACGATCGGCGGCATGGCGACCCTCGTCGGGACGCCGCCGAACGTCCTGCTGTCGGGGTTCGTCGACACGCTGCTCGGTGAGGAGATCACGTTCTTCGACTGGCTCGAGGTCGGGCTCCCGTTCGCGATCGTCATGCTGCCGGTGACCTGGTGGTTCCTGTGGATGATGTACAAGCCGCAGGCGAAGGCGATCGCCAGCGAGTCCGCCATCGAGGAGGAGCGGGCGACGCTCGGGACGCTCGAACTCGGTGGAAAGTACACGATCGCCGCGTTCGTCCTGGTCGCGTTCCTGTGGATCAGCAGACCGTTCTGGACGAAGATCCCGTTGCCGGTCATGGAACTCCTGCAGGACCGGTTCGACGATGCCCTCATCGCGCTGATGTGCGCACTCCTTCTGTTCATCGTCCCGACCGACGTCAGGAGATGGAAGACGGCACTGAACTGGGGCGACGCGAAGTCGATCTCGTTCGGCATCCTCTACCTTTTCGGCGGCGGCCTGGCGCTCGGCAAGGGGCTCTTCGCCTCGGGAGCGGCCGAGTGGATCGCGAACTCGCTCCCTCTCTCGAGCGCGCTTCACCCGCTTCTGCTGATCATCATCGTGACCGTCATCGCATCGTTTCTGAGCGAGATCGCCTCGAACACGGCGGTCGCGAACATGCTCATCCCCATTCTCATCGCGGTCGGGACCGCCATCGGTGTCTCGCCGTTCCTGCTCATCATCCCGGCGACGCTCGCGTGTTCGAACGTCTTCATGCTGCCCATCTCGACCCCGCCGAACGCGATCGTCTACGGTTCCGGGAAGCTCAGCATGACCGACATGCTGCGGACCGGCTTCTGGCTGCATCTCATCGGTCTCGTCATCATGACCGTGCTCATCTACTTCCTGACGGGCATGGTCTTCGGGATGTTCCCGGTGTAGGACACCTCTCGCGAGGGACGCGTGCAGGTTCCGGGGCCGGTCCGTCGTGGGCCGGCCCCGGACGCTCTTCGGTGCCTGTGTGAGATCGAGGGCGCGACGCTAGCGGAGGCGCGGGACGGTCTCGGCCGCGCGGGGTATCACGAGGACGCGCCCGCCGGCGTGCTTCCGGAGCGCAGCATCCACCGCAGACTGGAGGTCGGGCGCCGGGAGCATGAAGAGCGACGCGACGAGGTCGCGCGCGAGACCCGTGACGGCGACGATGTCGAACCTGCCGACCGCGCGCGCGATGCGTGCGACCTTGTGATCCCCGAACCGGTATGTCTCCGGGAGCGCATCGATCGCCTCCTCGGGGGTGCCGGCGCCCCTGAGTGCGCGCGCGAACGTGTCGTCGCCGAGCCCCTCGCTGCAGGGGGAGACGAGGATCAGGGTCCCGCCGTCCTCGAGGGCGAGGATCCCGTGCTCGAGAGCCTTCTGCGCCTGGTAGAGATTGATGTGGAGCGGGGGAGACACAGCGGCCACGACGATGCGCTCCCGACGCTCGATCGGGGGAGCGTAGACCGCCTCGGCCGCGGGTGCGACGGCGCGGAGCGTCCCGTGCAGATCGCCGGCCGCCGTGGCGTTTATCCGGCCCCCGCGGTCGAGGACGGTCATGATGGCGTAGTATCGGCGATCCAGGATGGAGTCGACGGCCTCGACCATGTCGTCGTGGACGGGGTTTCCGTCGAGCCGCAGCGGCTGCGCACGGTCCGACATGGCGTGGGCGTGGTTGGCCTCGACCGTCTCGAATGCGGCGAGTCCCGGGATGAGCGACTTCCTGCCTCCCGTGTACCCCGCGAAGTAGTGCGGCTCGACCGAGCTCAGGACGACGACGCGCTCGGCGTCGAGCACGACGCGGTCGATGACGACCGGCGTGCCGGACTTCGTCTCGGCGAGGCGGGTGTGCGCCGCGCCGTCACGAGCGTCGTGGATGTGCACGTGGGCGACCTCGACTGGCGGCGGGTCGCCGAGGATCGCGCGGAGTTCCACGTCTGTCGGGGCGCGATGCGTCCCGGTCGCCACAGCCACGGTGATCTCGAGCCCTCGGAGCGCGGGTGCGAGGTGCTTCAGGAGGCGCGCTGTCGGTGTGGGTCGCGTAGCGTCGTTCACGACGACGAGAACGCTCGAGGCGCCCTCGAGGAAGCTCTCGAGCCGCTCGCCGTTCACCGGCTCGGCCAGTGCCTCGTCG
Above is a genomic segment from Candidatus Effluviviaceae Genus V sp. containing:
- the larA gene encoding nickel-dependent lactate racemase, yielding MRFEVAYGDGVQSAEVPDERLAAVLEPADVPSRPESDVLDEALAEPVNGERLESFLEGASSVLVVVNDATRPTPTARLLKHLAPALRGLEITVAVATGTHRAPTDVELRAILGDPPPVEVAHVHIHDARDGAAHTRLAETKSGTPVVIDRVVLDAERVVVLSSVEPHYFAGYTGGRKSLIPGLAAFETVEANHAHAMSDRAQPLRLDGNPVHDDMVEAVDSILDRRYYAIMTVLDRGGRINATAAGDLHGTLRAVAPAAEAVYAPPIERRERIVVAAVSPPLHINLYQAQKALEHGILALEDGGTLILVSPCSEGLGDDTFARALRGAGTPEEAIDALPETYRFGDHKVARIARAVGRFDIVAVTGLARDLVASLFMLPAPDLQSAVDAALRKHAGGRVLVIPRAAETVPRLR
- a CDS encoding DASS family sodium-coupled anion symporter; this translates as MAGSSSGSELVKSKLGFVSGIAVLLFFLFAPLGLEVQIARMLGVLSLCAIWWGTEAISIYATALLPGVLLPLLGILPLSEALAQYANKLIFLFLGGFLIARAMMKWGIDRRMALGILVRVGDSPKRLVFYFMALTAFLSAFISNTATTAMMLPIGMAVLSGSKLKADSRLGIVLLLGIAYSATIGGMATLVGTPPNVLLSGFVDTLLGEEITFFDWLEVGLPFAIVMLPVTWWFLWMMYKPQAKAIASESAIEEERATLGTLELGGKYTIAAFVLVAFLWISRPFWTKIPLPVMELLQDRFDDALIALMCALLLFIVPTDVRRWKTALNWGDAKSISFGILYLFGGGLALGKGLFASGAAEWIANSLPLSSALHPLLLIIIVTVIASFLSEIASNTAVANMLIPILIAVGTAIGVSPFLLIIPATLACSNVFMLPISTPPNAIVYGSGKLSMTDMLRTGFWLHLIGLVIMTVLIYFLTGMVFGMFPV